Proteins found in one Pelobates fuscus isolate aPelFus1 chromosome 10, aPelFus1.pri, whole genome shotgun sequence genomic segment:
- the ATOH7 gene encoding transcription factor ATOH7, producing the protein MKSDASVHDDDSSASEFQGEDQLMERCSLRCLPGRVEGSTKRRLAANARERRRMQGLNTAFDSLRKVVPQWGEDKKLSKYETLQMALSYIMALDRILTEAQRYRNDGEWTNLHNCEHFQEEQCQNYLDLRSPSVCDNRIPKSFSH; encoded by the coding sequence ATGAAGTCAGATGCATCAGTTCATGATGATGATTCGTCTGCTTCTGAGTTCCAGGGGGAAGACCAGCTAATGGAAAGATGTTCACTCAGGTGTTTGCCTGGCAGGGTAGAAGGGTCCACCAAGAGAAGACTTGCTGCTAATgccagggagaggagaaggatgCAAGGACTTAACACTGCTTTTGACAGTCTAAGGAAAGTGGTACCCCAGTGGGGAGAAGACAAGAAGCTTTCCAAATATGAGACTCTGCAGATGGCTCTGAGTTATATTATGGCACTGGACAGGATTCTTACAGAAGCTCAGAGATACAGGAATGATGGAGAGTGGACAAACCTTCATAACTGTGAACATTTCCAAGAAGAACAGTGTCAGAATTACCTGGACCTCAGatctccaagtgtctgtgacaaCAGAATCCCAAAATCTTTTTCCCATTAG